A single Patagioenas fasciata isolate bPatFas1 chromosome 29, bPatFas1.hap1, whole genome shotgun sequence DNA region contains:
- the LOC139825447 gene encoding dynein axonemal heavy chain 9-like has translation MPPVAGALRWAQELRARIQVPFDHFRHIPHLCLDSAEGRRVIEKYEEMIQLLDRYQEKLYADWSQTVSEKSQYNLTQPLIRRDPETKLITVNFDPQLVSVLRELSYLSGSRLGAIPPTAAEIYSSKESYRQLAANLELMVNRYNKVLKTVLEVEYPLIQEQLWDINLKLKKAEETLNWKMEGELALC, from the exons atgccgccggtggctggagcgctgcgctgggcgcaggagctgcgagcgcgaatccaggtgccgtttgatcacttcaggcacatcccacatct ctgcttggactctgctgaaggaagaagggtgatagagaagtatgaagaaatgatccagctgctcgacag gtatcaggagaagctctatgcagactggtcccagacagtctctgaaaaatcacagtacaaccttactcaaccgcttatccggcgagatccagaaaccaaactgatcacagttaattttgatccccag ctggtgtcggtgctgagggagctgagctacctgtctggcagccggctgggagccatcccacccacggcagcagaaatctattcctccaaggagtcataccggcagctggcggccaacttggagctgatggtgaacagatacaacaaggtcctgaagacagtcctggaggtcgaataccctctcatacaggagcagctgtgggatattaacttgaagctgaagaaggcagaagaaacactcaactggaagatggagggtgagctagctctgtgttag